One window of Chloroflexota bacterium genomic DNA carries:
- a CDS encoding acetylglutamate kinase — protein sequence DRMLLAQIRDARYGLVGEVEAVNPAPIQCALGAGYVAVVAPLAVTSDGTFLNVNADTAAAEIAVALGADTFISLTDVDGVSAGDGKGPMRRMSPTMARELIGAGVIHGGMIPKVEACARALAVARAAYIVDGRAPHVVIDALRAADGVGTVVSTDSRE from the coding sequence TGACCGCATGCTGCTGGCGCAAATTCGGGACGCGCGTTACGGCCTGGTCGGCGAGGTGGAGGCGGTGAACCCGGCGCCGATCCAGTGCGCGCTCGGCGCGGGCTACGTCGCGGTGGTCGCGCCGCTCGCCGTGACGTCCGATGGAACGTTCCTGAACGTGAACGCGGATACGGCGGCCGCCGAAATAGCCGTGGCGCTGGGAGCCGACACCTTCATCTCCCTCACCGACGTCGACGGTGTATCCGCAGGGGATGGGAAGGGGCCGATGCGTCGAATGAGTCCGACCATGGCACGGGAGCTGATTGGCGCCGGCGTGATCCACGGCGGGATGATTCCGAAGGTGGAAGCCTGCGCCCGAGCGCTCGCGGTCGCCCGGGCTGCGTATATCGTCGACGGGCGTGCTCCTCACGTCGTCATCGACGCGCTCCGCGCAGCGGACGGCGTGGGGACCGTCGTGTCGACTGATTCTCGCGAGTGA